One stretch of Niallia sp. XMNu-256 DNA includes these proteins:
- a CDS encoding YqzM family protein, translated as MNEFEQDVQCKRNDAIDAGVGFIVSFGFFATLFIIATVVQVIGS; from the coding sequence GTGAATGAATTTGAACAAGATGTTCAATGCAAACGAAATGATGCAATTGACGCTGGGGTGGGGTTTATTGTTTCATTTGGGTTTTTCGCAACCTTATTTATTATTGCGACAGTCGTACAAGTGATTGGTTCATAA